The proteins below are encoded in one region of Fibrella aestuarina BUZ 2:
- a CDS encoding DHA2 family efflux MFS transporter permease subunit, with amino-acid sequence MAETALASPPVEAQPALPTGFKKWIIVITAITAAIVELIDISIVNVGLNDIAGNLGVTIEDVSWVVTAYAIANVIVIPMTGFLQRYFGRKNYYIGSIVLFALASYGCGLATNLPMLVLFRFLQGVGGGALLSTSQGLIYDAFPLSQRPTAAAIFGAGIVLGPTLGPTLGGYIIDNYHWSWMFYINVPIGLLATYLSYTFIDKKADELNIDRGSIRIDTLGIALLAIGVGSLQYVLERGEADDWFDSLAIRYLTAATIITVPLFIWWELRGTNEPVVDLRVLKNRNLTLGAILITIVGYGLFTSVLLFPLFAQRIVGLTATQTGLLLIPGGFVTLPMFAISGRLLAKGVSPRNIAIAGYIAFGTFCFIMSTYNMDATNSYFIWALIIRGIGLALVNVPLINQSVSTLEPRQLPTGIAIVNMMRQLGGAFGVAITNTYVTQRSAVHRGDLVSHLQPGDPLLTDRLNAISQGLMSRGINAFEAMSGAYRNLDLIIQKQALMLSYLDTFRLAGLFFVVSFPLLFLLKSKKMSAEAAKAAADAAH; translated from the coding sequence ATGGCAGAAACAGCCCTCGCTTCGCCACCCGTTGAGGCTCAGCCAGCCCTGCCTACGGGATTTAAGAAGTGGATCATCGTTATTACGGCTATTACGGCCGCCATCGTTGAGTTGATCGACATATCGATCGTCAACGTGGGGCTGAACGACATCGCGGGGAACCTCGGCGTGACCATCGAAGACGTGTCGTGGGTCGTGACGGCCTATGCCATCGCCAACGTGATCGTGATTCCGATGACCGGCTTTTTGCAACGGTATTTTGGCCGGAAAAACTACTACATCGGCTCCATTGTGCTCTTTGCGCTGGCTTCCTACGGCTGCGGCCTGGCCACCAACCTGCCGATGCTCGTGTTGTTTCGGTTCTTGCAAGGGGTAGGCGGCGGCGCGCTGTTGTCGACTTCGCAGGGGCTCATCTACGACGCCTTTCCGCTATCGCAGCGCCCAACGGCGGCGGCCATTTTCGGGGCGGGCATCGTGCTGGGACCAACCCTAGGCCCCACGCTCGGTGGGTACATCATCGACAATTACCACTGGAGCTGGATGTTCTACATCAACGTACCCATTGGGTTGCTGGCAACGTACCTGAGCTACACGTTCATCGACAAGAAAGCCGACGAACTCAACATCGACCGGGGTAGTATCCGGATCGACACGCTTGGGATTGCGCTGCTGGCTATCGGTGTGGGGAGTCTGCAATATGTGTTGGAACGGGGCGAAGCCGACGACTGGTTCGACAGCCTTGCCATTCGGTACCTAACCGCCGCCACGATCATTACGGTGCCGCTGTTCATCTGGTGGGAGCTGCGCGGCACCAATGAACCCGTGGTCGACCTGCGTGTCCTGAAAAACCGCAACCTGACGCTCGGCGCCATTCTGATCACCATTGTGGGCTATGGGCTGTTTACGTCGGTGCTGCTCTTCCCGCTGTTTGCCCAACGGATTGTGGGACTTACGGCGACGCAGACGGGACTGTTGCTCATTCCCGGTGGCTTCGTGACCCTGCCTATGTTTGCCATTTCGGGCCGGTTGCTGGCTAAAGGCGTATCCCCGCGTAACATCGCTATTGCCGGTTATATCGCTTTCGGTACGTTCTGCTTTATCATGTCGACCTACAACATGGACGCCACCAACAGTTATTTCATCTGGGCGCTCATTATCCGGGGTATCGGGCTGGCGCTGGTCAACGTGCCGTTGATCAACCAGTCGGTGTCGACACTTGAGCCACGCCAACTACCCACGGGTATTGCTATCGTCAACATGATGCGGCAGCTGGGCGGCGCGTTTGGCGTAGCCATCACCAATACCTACGTGACGCAGCGCTCAGCCGTGCACCGGGGCGATCTGGTCAGCCACCTGCAACCGGGCGATCCGCTGCTCACCGACCGCCTCAACGCCATATCGCAAGGGCTGATGTCGCGCGGGATAAATGCCTTTGAAGCCATGTCGGGCGCTTACCGAAACCTCGACCTGATCATCCA
- a CDS encoding HlyD family secretion protein, whose amino-acid sequence METESSTLKTYLPRLLGVIVLLAGAYWGFTAYRHGQQYESTDNAQIEGSTAPVLARVAGYVQDVNVDDYATVKRGQPLLTIDPQEYEVALQQAEADYESTLADIRTAQADIRNAQADLATAQANSRNTQQSLRVTQSNAEVQAARRSKAQTDLQRDQNLFNDQSLTRKQLDDSKNNLDVQERTYRASEEQIALARSQQGVAQAGILKAQAGIQRTQANIQKMQAMLKVKAAAVQNAKLRLGYAKLTAPIDGKIGKKTAVVGQYVQPGQTLMTIVNNSTFWVVANFKETQLENMRVGQDVEIKLDAYPDLDVKGRVASLSESTGAKTALLPPDNASGNFVKITQRVPVKIEILNPDQLKDKLRAGLSVDAAVRVAN is encoded by the coding sequence ATGGAAACTGAATCGTCTACGCTCAAAACCTATCTACCCCGTTTGTTGGGCGTGATCGTGTTGCTAGCTGGCGCATACTGGGGGTTCACAGCGTATCGTCACGGTCAGCAATACGAATCGACAGACAACGCGCAGATTGAAGGCAGCACCGCGCCTGTACTGGCCCGGGTAGCTGGGTACGTGCAGGACGTAAATGTCGATGACTACGCAACCGTTAAACGGGGGCAGCCTTTGCTCACCATCGACCCGCAGGAATATGAGGTAGCCCTACAGCAGGCAGAAGCCGACTACGAATCGACCCTGGCCGACATTCGCACGGCGCAGGCCGATATCCGCAACGCACAGGCTGACCTGGCTACAGCGCAGGCCAATTCGCGCAATACCCAGCAGAGCCTGCGGGTCACGCAGTCGAATGCCGAGGTGCAGGCAGCCCGCCGCAGTAAAGCCCAGACCGACCTGCAACGCGACCAGAACCTGTTCAATGACCAGTCGCTGACGCGCAAGCAACTTGACGATTCGAAGAACAACCTCGACGTGCAGGAACGTACCTATCGGGCCAGCGAAGAGCAGATTGCCTTGGCGCGCTCGCAGCAGGGCGTAGCACAGGCCGGTATCCTGAAAGCACAGGCAGGTATCCAACGTACCCAGGCCAACATTCAGAAAATGCAGGCCATGTTGAAAGTAAAGGCGGCGGCTGTTCAGAACGCCAAACTGCGGCTGGGCTACGCTAAACTGACGGCGCCTATTGACGGAAAAATCGGCAAGAAAACCGCGGTAGTTGGCCAGTATGTGCAACCCGGTCAGACGCTCATGACGATCGTCAACAACAGCACATTCTGGGTAGTGGCCAATTTCAAGGAAACTCAGCTGGAAAACATGCGCGTTGGGCAGGATGTCGAGATCAAACTGGACGCCTACCCGGATCTGGACGTCAAAGGCCGCGTGGCATCGCTGTCTGAGTCGACCGGCGCCAAAACCGCGCTGCTCCCTCCCGATAACGCCTCGGGCAACTTCGTGAAGATCACACAGCGCGTGCCGGTGAAAATCGAGATTCTGAACCCCGACCAACTCAAGGACAAACTACGCGCCGGCCTCAGCGTTGATGCGGCCGTACGGGTAGCCAACTAA